From a single Halarsenatibacter silvermanii genomic region:
- a CDS encoding Fe-S-containing hydro-lyase yields MSSVKEVEIPLTQQDINELEAGDQVNLSGTIYTARDAAHDRLLDDLDSDDMPMELEGSVIYYVGPCPARDHQVIGSCGPTTSYRMDPFTPGLIEEGLKGMIGKGPRSEKVIESMQDRAVYFAAIGGAAAVIADSVTEAEVIAYPDLGTEAVRRLEVEQFPCVVAIDARGNNLYETGVEEYREE; encoded by the coding sequence ATGTCCAGCGTTAAAGAAGTAGAAATCCCCCTGACCCAGCAGGATATAAATGAGCTCGAAGCTGGAGATCAGGTAAATCTTTCGGGAACAATTTATACAGCCAGAGATGCTGCTCACGACCGACTGCTCGATGATCTTGATTCAGATGATATGCCCATGGAGCTGGAAGGTTCGGTAATATACTATGTTGGACCCTGCCCGGCCAGAGACCATCAGGTAATCGGCTCCTGCGGACCTACAACCAGTTATAGAATGGATCCTTTCACGCCCGGACTGATCGAAGAAGGTTTGAAAGGAATGATAGGTAAAGGGCCCAGAAGTGAAAAGGTCATAGAAAGCATGCAGGACAGAGCGGTTTACTTTGCAGCCATCGGTGGGGCCGCTGCTGTTATTGCCGATTCGGTGACTGAAGCGGAAGTTATAGCTTATCCCGATCTGGGAACCGAAGCGGTCAGAAGATTAGAAGTCGAACAATTTCCCTGTGTAGTGGCTATTGATGCCCGGGGTAATAATCTCTATGAGACCGGAGTTGAAGAATACAGAGAAGAGTAA
- the larA gene encoding nickel-dependent lactate racemase, producing the protein MKFEIGYGRESLSFNLDSHNLAGELTPKKFDVSLTEKQEIEQALAGPVDSDKLSEIVSPGEEVVIITSDITRPLPSYKILPTVLRELDRGGVKDEDIQIVFATGIHRGHSQNEQQELVGKNIYERVECIDKDEDGCVNIGETEAGTPVDIFEPVVRADRVICLGNVEYHYFAGYSGGAKAVMPGVSTADAIENNHSMMVSEKSASGRMEDNPVREDIEEIKDFLHIDFIVNVVLDEEKRIVKAAAGDPVNAHRVCCDYLDRHYRIKISDPADTVVVSPGGHPKDLNLYQAQKALDNASRAVKEGGTIILAASCSEGLGEETFANWMEESDSPEEIIEKIQQDFQLGGHKAAAIAMVLERCEVILVSDMGDDYTESIFFTAAESISEALEMAYKKAEAEESEVLIMPSGGSTLPVIDGEED; encoded by the coding sequence TTGAAATTTGAAATAGGTTATGGCAGGGAATCACTATCATTCAATCTGGACTCACATAACCTGGCTGGCGAACTGACCCCCAAAAAATTTGATGTTTCTCTGACTGAAAAACAGGAGATAGAACAGGCGCTCGCCGGTCCGGTCGATTCAGATAAACTTTCAGAAATTGTCAGTCCTGGCGAAGAGGTTGTCATCATCACAAGCGATATCACGCGTCCACTTCCGAGCTATAAAATTCTCCCGACGGTTCTCAGAGAACTCGATCGGGGAGGAGTAAAAGATGAGGATATCCAGATTGTCTTTGCCACGGGGATTCATCGCGGACATTCTCAAAATGAACAGCAGGAACTCGTGGGCAAAAACATTTACGAAAGGGTGGAGTGCATCGATAAAGATGAAGATGGCTGTGTAAACATCGGTGAAACAGAAGCCGGGACGCCGGTAGATATTTTTGAACCGGTGGTCAGAGCTGACAGAGTAATCTGCCTGGGCAACGTTGAATACCACTATTTTGCCGGCTACAGCGGCGGGGCTAAAGCTGTAATGCCCGGGGTATCTACAGCTGATGCTATAGAGAACAATCACAGTATGATGGTATCAGAAAAATCAGCATCAGGCAGGATGGAAGATAATCCGGTAAGAGAAGATATCGAAGAGATCAAAGATTTTCTTCATATAGATTTTATCGTCAATGTTGTCCTGGACGAAGAAAAAAGAATAGTCAAAGCCGCGGCCGGAGATCCTGTAAATGCTCACCGCGTATGCTGTGATTATCTGGACAGACATTACCGGATTAAAATTTCTGATCCTGCTGATACAGTCGTGGTATCTCCCGGGGGACATCCAAAAGATTTGAATCTTTATCAGGCTCAGAAGGCACTGGATAATGCCAGCAGAGCTGTCAAAGAGGGAGGAACTATAATTCTAGCTGCTTCCTGCTCAGAAGGTCTGGGAGAGGAGACATTCGCTAATTGGATGGAGGAGTCCGACTCTCCTGAAGAAATCATCGAGAAAATTCAACAGGATTTTCAGCTCGGCGGCCATAAAGCAGCGGCCATAGCAATGGTTCTGGAAAGATGTGAGGTTATTCTGGTTTCAGATATGGGAGATGATTACACAGAGAGTATATTCTTTACTGCTGCTGAGAGCATTTCTGAAGCTTTAGAGATGGCGTACAAAAAGGCTGAAGCCGAAGAGTCGGAAGTTTTGATAATGCCGTCCGGAGGCTCAACTCTTCCGGTGATTGACGGAGAAGAAGATTGA
- a CDS encoding SLC13 family permease, producing MSPEIITLLILLSASILFFTEVIPIPVTAMAVPVALSLTGILESEAAFSYWGNQWVMLFLAMFIVGEGVFRTGFAGYIGERILRLAGGSSTRFLILIMFVIGIMSAFLNNTGTTAVFLPIVISMSHKKGMSPRTVLMPVAYAASLGGTMTVIGTPPNAIINSTLETYSLEAFGFFEFARVGGVMFVAGIIFLTLGKKFLPEDEEFEADPESLNIDRGEIRHDKMKRSMAILLLVLVAMITGFISLLTAAMLGAVLTIISGCITVDEAFSAVNWTTIFLFAGMLPLGTAMEKTGSALMIAEGITSYASHPLLIFAAIFLITVFLTNFMSNTATSALMAPIGIEVAMAAGMNPHPLLLGVAMASSCCFLTPVATPPNALVLGPADYSFIDYLKTGWMLQIMVFILAMIFIPLFFPF from the coding sequence TTGAGCCCCGAAATAATTACGCTTTTAATACTGCTCTCAGCCAGCATTCTTTTCTTTACGGAGGTTATCCCCATACCGGTGACGGCCATGGCTGTTCCAGTCGCCTTAAGTCTTACAGGAATACTGGAATCTGAAGCTGCTTTTTCTTACTGGGGAAACCAGTGGGTTATGCTGTTTCTGGCCATGTTCATAGTGGGAGAAGGAGTATTCAGAACCGGTTTTGCCGGCTATATAGGTGAACGTATTTTGAGACTGGCCGGAGGCAGCTCGACCAGGTTTTTGATCCTGATAATGTTTGTTATCGGTATCATGTCGGCCTTTTTAAACAATACTGGAACAACAGCTGTTTTTCTGCCGATAGTGATTTCCATGAGCCACAAAAAGGGAATGAGTCCGCGAACGGTACTGATGCCGGTGGCATATGCGGCTTCGCTGGGCGGCACGATGACAGTTATAGGCACTCCCCCCAATGCTATTATCAACAGCACCCTGGAGACCTATTCGCTCGAAGCTTTTGGTTTTTTCGAATTTGCCCGTGTTGGAGGTGTGATGTTTGTAGCCGGGATTATCTTCCTGACTCTGGGAAAAAAATTTCTTCCTGAGGATGAGGAGTTTGAAGCTGACCCGGAAAGCCTCAACATCGACCGAGGGGAGATTCGTCATGATAAGATGAAAAGATCGATGGCTATATTGTTATTGGTCCTCGTGGCCATGATCACCGGTTTTATTTCTCTACTCACTGCAGCCATGCTGGGAGCGGTGCTGACCATAATTTCAGGTTGTATAACGGTCGATGAGGCCTTTTCGGCCGTAAACTGGACTACGATATTTTTATTCGCCGGCATGCTTCCTCTGGGTACGGCCATGGAAAAGACTGGCAGCGCCCTAATGATAGCGGAAGGAATAACCAGTTATGCCTCACATCCGCTTTTGATATTTGCGGCTATATTTCTGATCACAGTTTTTTTGACCAACTTCATGTCCAATACAGCAACTTCGGCCCTTATGGCTCCTATAGGCATCGAAGTAGCGATGGCCGCCGGCATGAATCCGCATCCTTTGTTGCTGGGAGTGGCGATGGCTTCTTCATGCTGCTTTTTGACTCCAGTGGCCACGCCGCCAAATGCGCTGGTTTTGGGTCCGGCTGATTACAGCTTTATTGATTATTTGAAAACCGGATGGATGCTGCAGATTATGGTGTTCATACTGGCGATGATATTTATACCGCTCTTTTTCCCTTTTTAA
- a CDS encoding response regulator transcription factor has product MEAEVLIVDDEKKVRKITSSYLEEAGFTVRGASRGDEALELVYEEEPDLLILDLMLPGMSGEEVAEEIRRFSDLPIIMLTARSSEEERIEGFARGADDYVVKPFSPRELVARVKANLKRYREFYSDKSIYIGDFGIEVLPEAGKVKVDGEDAGFTAVEYQLFKVLLEHKGQVLSRDQLVRKARGIDYEGFDRTVDVHIKNIRGKLDLSKDELIETVYGMGYRFEDEIDYEKS; this is encoded by the coding sequence ATGGAGGCAGAGGTCCTGATCGTCGACGATGAAAAAAAAGTACGCAAGATCACCAGCAGCTACCTGGAAGAGGCAGGGTTTACCGTCAGAGGGGCTTCCCGGGGAGATGAAGCTCTGGAGCTGGTTTATGAAGAGGAGCCGGATTTGTTGATCCTGGATTTGATGCTGCCCGGCATGTCGGGCGAGGAAGTCGCTGAAGAGATACGAAGATTTTCGGATCTGCCCATAATAATGCTGACCGCCCGCTCTTCAGAGGAAGAAAGGATTGAAGGTTTTGCCAGGGGGGCGGATGATTATGTGGTAAAGCCTTTCAGCCCCCGGGAACTGGTCGCCAGAGTCAAAGCCAATCTCAAACGCTATAGGGAGTTTTACAGCGATAAAAGTATATATATCGGCGATTTCGGGATCGAAGTTTTGCCTGAGGCTGGTAAAGTCAAAGTTGATGGTGAAGATGCTGGCTTCACGGCAGTGGAATATCAGCTATTTAAGGTGCTGCTGGAGCACAAAGGCCAGGTATTGAGCCGGGATCAGCTGGTGAGGAAGGCCCGGGGCATCGATTATGAAGGTTTTGATAGAACTGTCGATGTCCACATCAAAAATATCCGCGGAAAACTTGATTTGAGCAAAGACGAATTAATCGAGACAGTTTATGGCATGGGTTATCGCTTCGAGGATGAAATTGATTATGAGAAGTCTTAA
- a CDS encoding sensor histidine kinase: MRSLKFRFFLGALAIIVLTLIGSVLVFNISLSRYFSDYQLRETARQLEDFEQHLESVYQETGDFSRVREEIRDYTAYYNLIYHPAPGPAGQDDRGGMMRDDRGPPHHEYQDHGPHHDHEDRQKRRENMMHDMPEEGFEIYVDNNYMGLITWPQHDDRSALAAEIDERTEEFVSDVYRFMIPLTAGLIIVAALLTYYLGSRLAGPLNRLVAAVSKLREENYDVEISVARTSELKALSEEINQLGNRLKYLERVRRESASDFSHELRTPVNNLLNYVTALEDGILEPDEETIAELKEETRRLVELSGRIKDLAAAEKKIHDMNMSSTNLQDMVNEIDRVFRSRAEEKGLDFKSSFSLHKEVIKTDPEALRSIIQNLLSNAIKYTDEGGEVEFLVRSIPQDELLIAVTDTGMGIDEEDQEMIFERFYRTDDSRSRDTGGSGIGLAITKELVEALNGEIDLESSEGGSTFTVKIPLQKSRQK; encoded by the coding sequence ATGAGAAGTCTTAAGTTTAGATTCTTCCTCGGTGCTCTGGCCATTATAGTGTTAACTCTGATCGGTTCAGTGCTGGTTTTTAATATAAGCTTAAGCCGTTATTTCTCCGATTATCAGCTCAGAGAAACTGCCCGACAGCTTGAAGATTTTGAACAGCACCTTGAATCGGTATACCAGGAAACCGGGGATTTCAGCCGGGTCAGGGAAGAGATAAGGGACTATACCGCTTATTATAATTTGATCTATCATCCAGCCCCGGGACCGGCTGGACAGGACGATCGGGGCGGAATGATGAGAGATGACAGGGGCCCACCTCACCATGAATATCAAGATCACGGACCTCATCATGACCATGAGGACAGACAAAAAAGAAGAGAGAACATGATGCATGATATGCCGGAAGAAGGCTTTGAAATTTATGTAGATAACAATTATATGGGGCTTATAACCTGGCCCCAGCACGATGATCGCTCGGCACTGGCAGCTGAGATTGATGAAAGGACGGAGGAATTTGTTTCAGATGTTTATAGATTTATGATTCCTCTCACCGCCGGGCTCATCATTGTCGCCGCTCTGCTCACTTATTATCTCGGATCCAGGCTTGCCGGGCCTTTGAACAGACTGGTGGCGGCCGTCAGCAAATTGCGGGAAGAAAATTACGATGTTGAAATTTCGGTCGCTCGGACCTCTGAGCTAAAAGCATTGTCTGAAGAGATCAATCAGCTGGGAAACAGGCTCAAATACCTGGAAAGGGTTCGCCGGGAGTCAGCCTCCGATTTCAGTCATGAGCTCAGAACTCCTGTAAATAATCTTCTCAATTATGTTACCGCTCTTGAGGACGGGATATTAGAACCAGATGAGGAGACAATTGCCGAACTCAAAGAGGAAACCCGGCGGCTGGTTGAGTTGAGCGGCCGGATCAAAGACCTGGCCGCAGCGGAGAAAAAAATTCACGATATGAATATGAGCAGTACAAATCTACAGGATATGGTGAATGAAATCGACCGGGTCTTTCGCTCCCGGGCAGAGGAAAAAGGACTGGATTTTAAGAGCTCATTCTCTCTTCATAAAGAGGTGATAAAGACCGATCCGGAAGCGCTGAGGAGTATAATTCAGAACCTGCTGTCAAATGCTATTAAATATACTGATGAGGGCGGTGAAGTTGAATTTTTGGTTCGGAGCATACCTCAGGACGAACTGTTAATCGCAGTGACTGATACGGGAATGGGCATAGATGAAGAGGATCAGGAGATGATTTTTGAGAGATTTTATCGCACCGATGATTCGCGCTCCCGGGATACGGGAGGATCTGGAATCGGTCTGGCGATAACAAAAGAGCTGGTTGAGGCTTTAAATGGAGAGATAGACCTGGAGAGCTCAGAAGGAGGAAGCACATTTACGGTTAAGATTCCCCTGCAAAAATCCCGACAAAAATAA
- the larA gene encoding nickel-dependent lactate racemase gives MSRADNLKSAERVSLKYGRESLNINLDNSAGSEKIEWKDISPPESSPVKDVDGEIREKLRNPAGTQALNEMTEPGDKIVIVVSDFTRLVYRTSYFLPFIVEELNRGGASDGDIEILIASGMHRPASEEEKREIVGEEIYSRIAVENHDCKAGDLVHLGESSRGTMIKVNRKAFEADLLILTGGINYHIIAGFGGGRKSIAPGISGYNTIQQNHSLALQNKDRVFPGKLDENPVALDMKDIAEKLAPDFIFNTVVDGSKNFLGFYAGELNEAFRRGTEKAVDSFGISLKSPFDLVLCSTGGHPKDGQLYQSVKALFNAGLACRKGGHIVLVSSCSEGIGPPEFKEWFDAGGPDEIEDKLRKNFTMTGYVALRTSQINSQNSVHLISELDPEDVQGMGMKPVQEPENIIDRILADGKKRDDADIKKACVMPQAAMTFPVR, from the coding sequence ATGTCAAGAGCAGATAATTTGAAATCAGCAGAAAGAGTTTCTTTAAAATACGGCAGAGAGAGTTTGAACATAAATTTAGATAATTCTGCCGGGAGTGAAAAAATTGAGTGGAAAGATATAAGTCCTCCTGAAAGTTCGCCGGTGAAGGATGTTGATGGTGAGATAAGAGAAAAGCTTCGCAATCCAGCAGGCACACAGGCTTTAAATGAAATGACCGAGCCGGGCGACAAAATTGTCATAGTGGTCAGCGATTTTACCAGGCTGGTCTACCGCACCTCTTATTTTCTGCCCTTTATTGTCGAGGAGCTCAACAGGGGGGGAGCATCCGACGGAGACATTGAAATATTGATAGCCAGCGGCATGCACAGACCTGCTTCTGAGGAGGAAAAACGCGAAATAGTCGGTGAGGAAATATACAGCAGGATAGCTGTCGAAAATCATGATTGTAAAGCAGGAGATCTGGTTCATCTGGGAGAAAGCAGCCGGGGAACTATGATAAAAGTTAACAGAAAGGCATTTGAAGCTGACCTATTAATTTTGACCGGGGGTATTAATTATCATATAATAGCTGGATTCGGAGGGGGCAGAAAGAGCATAGCCCCGGGTATCAGCGGTTACAATACGATACAACAAAATCACAGCCTGGCCCTGCAGAATAAAGACAGGGTTTTTCCCGGCAAACTCGATGAAAATCCTGTAGCTCTCGATATGAAAGATATAGCCGAAAAACTCGCTCCTGATTTCATCTTTAATACGGTTGTCGATGGCAGCAAGAATTTTCTGGGCTTTTATGCAGGGGAGCTGAATGAAGCTTTCAGGAGAGGGACAGAGAAAGCTGTCGATAGCTTCGGAATATCTCTCAAAAGTCCCTTTGATCTGGTGCTCTGCAGCACCGGCGGCCATCCCAAAGACGGGCAGCTTTATCAATCGGTGAAAGCACTTTTTAATGCAGGTCTGGCCTGTAGAAAGGGCGGTCATATTGTGCTGGTCAGCAGCTGCAGCGAAGGCATCGGGCCGCCTGAATTTAAAGAGTGGTTCGATGCTGGCGGCCCCGATGAAATAGAGGATAAGCTCCGCAAAAATTTTACAATGACCGGTTATGTTGCCCTCAGGACTTCGCAAATAAACAGTCAAAACAGCGTGCATCTGATCAGTGAACTCGATCCAGAAGATGTTCAGGGCATGGGAATGAAACCGGTGCAGGAGCCGGAGAATATCATCGATAGAATTCTGGCAGATGGAAAGAAAAGAGATGATGCCGATATCAAAAAAGCCTGTGTCATGCCGCAGGCAGCGATGACCTTTCCGGTCAGGTGA
- a CDS encoding sodium:solute symporter family protein, whose translation MLFAVAIYSTRISEGEGVIEDYFLASRGFPSYIVAVMLAGIAVGGASTIGVAESAFRAGISAGMYNAAWGAGAIVVGFTAAARLRELTVTTIPEIFGNYYDDAGRIIAVIGQVIIQVVITSLQYVAGGAILSALLPELFTVTSGTIFTAVVLGLVALIGGYWGAGLTNLVNVIVIYFGVTIGAIMSIRDFGGFTELMAELPGGTPWFDPVAGVGMAMVIAWFVVMITQSHSVQGVVQIAFAARDESSARRGFLLGGLIILPVGFICALFGIVAAIQFPGLEDPATALPRVVMQLSPAVAGFTLAGLWASSISTTVGLLLGTSTLVVSDIWENYIQRDISQRREELISKIVVVLITILTLLLAITIEGILDALLLGLTLTTAYTVVVLFTLFAPSLCKKRAAFWTIGTGILFLLSWFVFPAIRIVPHPIFLAWPIALVTFLTVSFVDDTPASIPENLKK comes from the coding sequence ATGCTTTTTGCAGTTGCCATTTATTCCACCCGGATAAGCGAGGGAGAGGGTGTTATCGAGGATTATTTTCTGGCCTCAAGAGGATTTCCCTCCTATATAGTGGCCGTTATGCTAGCAGGTATCGCCGTGGGCGGAGCTTCAACGATCGGAGTAGCTGAGAGTGCATTTAGAGCGGGGATTTCAGCCGGAATGTATAATGCGGCCTGGGGGGCGGGAGCTATAGTGGTGGGTTTTACGGCCGCCGCCCGGCTGCGCGAGCTGACCGTTACCACCATCCCAGAGATTTTCGGCAATTATTATGATGATGCGGGCAGAATAATAGCGGTAATAGGTCAGGTGATAATCCAGGTAGTAATAACCTCCCTGCAGTATGTTGCGGGAGGTGCGATTTTATCCGCGCTGCTGCCGGAACTCTTTACCGTCACCTCGGGAACTATATTCACCGCTGTAGTGCTGGGCCTGGTAGCGCTGATAGGAGGTTACTGGGGAGCAGGCCTGACAAATCTGGTTAACGTGATAGTCATTTATTTTGGAGTTACCATCGGAGCCATCATGAGTATTAGAGATTTTGGAGGCTTTACAGAACTCATGGCTGAGCTGCCAGGCGGCACGCCCTGGTTCGATCCAGTAGCAGGTGTGGGAATGGCGATGGTCATAGCCTGGTTTGTGGTCATGATCACCCAGTCCCATTCCGTTCAGGGAGTAGTTCAGATAGCTTTTGCCGCCCGGGATGAGTCCTCTGCCCGCCGCGGATTTCTGCTGGGAGGGCTGATCATTTTGCCGGTTGGTTTCATCTGTGCACTTTTCGGAATCGTGGCCGCAATACAATTTCCGGGACTGGAAGATCCCGCCACTGCTCTGCCCCGGGTTGTTATGCAGCTTTCGCCGGCGGTGGCCGGATTTACTCTGGCCGGCCTCTGGGCTTCCAGCATCTCCACGACCGTGGGGCTGCTTTTGGGAACATCGACACTGGTGGTGAGTGATATCTGGGAAAATTATATACAGAGAGATATTTCTCAGCGCAGGGAGGAGTTGATATCTAAAATAGTAGTCGTCCTGATAACAATTTTAACCCTGCTGCTGGCAATAACTATAGAGGGAATTCTGGATGCGCTCCTTTTAGGCTTAACTCTGACCACGGCTTACACGGTCGTTGTGCTCTTCACTCTTTTTGCTCCATCTCTCTGCAAAAAAAGAGCAGCTTTTTGGACCATAGGAACAGGAATATTATTTCTGCTGTCCTGGTTTGTCTTTCCGGCCATCAGGATAGTTCCCCATCCCATATTTCTGGCCTGGCCTATTGCTCTTGTGACTTTCCTGACGGTTTCATTTGTAGATGATACGCCGGCCAGTATACCCGAAAATTTAAAGAAGTAA
- a CDS encoding FAD-binding oxidoreductase yields the protein MDYCSTAEKMQNLLGDKWVITDEEIVTGYARESTSESYGLVCPGPEGECILVKPESSEEVAEIMQYACEEGIAVIPKGAGTSLSANAIPEGPGLILSLERMNDIVEIDRDNMMITCQAGVTLGQLLEELAGSDIYFPLHPGDEGAQVGGMAAMNAGGVRAVRHGVMQDQVVGLEAVLPTGEIESFGGSEKKLLKDNSGYNLKDLLIGSEGTLAVITEVTLKLYPEPDFNGTLIVSFASRLEAFEAETEIRKMGIIPMAVEYVEKKQIEMAARDIGKSWPASEGEAYLMIMLAEDSEDDFYRKAADIQKLEDEFEINGISVADTTREEKEILEIRSHILPAIQEEIVDSPDVTVPPANLPDYLQILEEFENEYNTELPVVAHAGDGNLHVLILKEEGGKPAYFGELKKKIYRKAVDLGGTITGEHGVGRLRLDYLPLQISSRQLEIMWGIKQVFDPENILNPGKKIKEFNINKG from the coding sequence ATGGATTACTGCAGTACGGCGGAGAAAATGCAAAATTTACTGGGAGATAAATGGGTTATAACAGACGAGGAGATTGTAACGGGATATGCCCGGGAGAGCACCAGTGAATCCTATGGGCTGGTCTGCCCGGGGCCTGAAGGAGAATGTATCCTGGTCAAGCCTGAAAGTTCCGAAGAGGTGGCGGAGATAATGCAATACGCCTGTGAAGAAGGAATTGCGGTCATCCCAAAGGGAGCGGGTACCAGTCTATCCGCCAATGCTATTCCGGAAGGGCCCGGTCTGATACTATCTCTGGAAAGAATGAACGACATTGTGGAGATAGACCGGGATAATATGATGATCACCTGCCAGGCAGGAGTTACTCTCGGCCAGCTGCTGGAAGAGCTGGCAGGAAGCGATATTTATTTCCCGCTTCATCCGGGAGATGAGGGGGCTCAGGTAGGAGGAATGGCTGCGATGAATGCCGGAGGAGTCAGGGCTGTCAGGCACGGTGTTATGCAGGATCAGGTTGTAGGTTTAGAAGCTGTACTCCCTACCGGAGAGATCGAGAGTTTTGGGGGCAGCGAAAAAAAGCTATTGAAGGATAACAGCGGTTACAACCTTAAAGATCTCCTGATCGGCAGTGAAGGTACTCTGGCAGTAATAACTGAAGTCACTCTGAAACTATATCCCGAACCTGATTTTAACGGAACCCTGATTGTCTCTTTTGCCAGCAGGCTGGAAGCTTTTGAAGCTGAGACCGAAATTAGAAAAATGGGAATCATTCCTATGGCTGTCGAATACGTGGAAAAAAAGCAGATCGAGATGGCTGCCCGGGACATCGGCAAAAGCTGGCCGGCTTCTGAAGGAGAAGCCTATCTTATGATAATGCTGGCTGAGGATTCCGAGGATGATTTTTATCGCAAAGCGGCAGATATCCAGAAGCTGGAGGATGAATTTGAGATCAATGGAATATCCGTAGCTGACACCACCCGCGAAGAAAAGGAAATTCTGGAGATAAGAAGTCATATTCTGCCGGCTATTCAGGAAGAAATCGTAGACAGCCCCGATGTGACAGTTCCACCCGCCAATCTGCCCGATTATCTTCAGATTCTTGAGGAATTTGAGAACGAGTATAATACCGAGCTGCCTGTGGTGGCCCATGCCGGTGACGGCAATCTTCATGTTCTCATTTTGAAAGAAGAGGGAGGAAAACCGGCATATTTTGGGGAATTAAAGAAAAAAATATACAGGAAAGCCGTGGATCTGGGGGGGACTATCACGGGCGAGCATGGGGTAGGACGGCTCAGGCTGGATTATCTTCCTCTGCAGATATCCTCCCGTCAGCTGGAAATCATGTGGGGGATAAAACAGGTTTTCGATCCGGAGAATATCCTCAATCCAGGCAAGAAAATTAAGGAGTTTAACATCAACAAAGGTTGA
- a CDS encoding PPC domain-containing DNA-binding protein, which produces MEYTQVERGRIYALRLEEGDELPETIEELAKMENISSALVLFLGGAEKGSQVVAGPESIEDSKIEPEVKKLPEISEAAGFGTIFPDEDDEPVLHLHAAFGHGEETITGCTRRGVPIWLTGEVIIMELLNHSASRQPDEESGFDLLNIH; this is translated from the coding sequence GTGGAATATACTCAGGTTGAAAGAGGCAGGATTTACGCTCTCAGGCTGGAAGAAGGGGATGAGCTCCCCGAAACAATTGAAGAGCTGGCCAAAATGGAAAATATAAGTTCGGCTCTGGTTTTATTTCTGGGCGGAGCTGAAAAAGGGAGCCAGGTGGTAGCTGGACCTGAATCGATAGAAGATAGTAAAATTGAGCCAGAGGTGAAAAAACTCCCTGAAATCAGCGAGGCCGCCGGATTTGGCACTATTTTTCCTGACGAAGATGATGAGCCAGTCCTCCATCTTCACGCTGCTTTCGGTCATGGAGAGGAAACCATTACCGGCTGTACCCGCAGGGGCGTTCCCATCTGGCTTACCGGAGAAGTTATAATTATGGAACTTTTAAACCATTCCGCTTCCCGGCAGCCGGACGAGGAAAGCGGTTTTGACCTGCTGAATATACATTGA
- a CDS encoding YczE/YyaS/YitT family protein yields the protein MRRIMSERFSARFLRLFLGIFLISCGIFMFINSQLGSDPITVLVNGLASTTGLTVGQTSFVINGFIILFLLLVSGKKFGPGTFLHAIFVGVFLDLLFMFPGAISPNFILLRALMLVAAVLLIGSGIAIYISAEMGEGALEALLMFFREKTDFSFKSIKVTLDVIFGGIGVLLGATFGIGTVLGALAIGPVAQAMLCVVNDYRNHHGR from the coding sequence ATGCGTAGGATCATGTCCGAAAGATTTTCTGCTCGTTTTTTGAGGCTTTTTCTGGGGATATTTCTAATCAGCTGCGGAATCTTTATGTTTATAAATTCTCAGCTTGGTTCGGATCCCATAACTGTTCTGGTAAATGGACTGGCTTCCACCACTGGACTTACAGTGGGGCAGACCAGCTTTGTAATCAACGGCTTTATAATTTTGTTCCTGCTTTTGGTTTCAGGTAAGAAGTTTGGCCCGGGAACTTTTCTGCACGCAATTTTTGTCGGGGTTTTTCTCGATCTGCTGTTTATGTTTCCGGGGGCAATAAGCCCAAATTTTATTCTTCTCAGGGCATTAATGCTGGTTGCCGCAGTTTTGTTGATCGGAAGCGGCATTGCCATATACATTTCAGCAGAAATGGGGGAAGGAGCCCTGGAGGCTCTGCTGATGTTTTTTAGAGAAAAAACCGATTTCTCTTTTAAATCCATAAAAGTCACCCTTGATGTGATTTTTGGAGGTATAGGAGTGCTGCTCGGTGCCACCTTTGGCATAGGAACTGTTCTGGGAGCGCTGGCCATTGGGCCTGTTGCCCAGGCGATGCTCTGTGTCGTAAATGATTATAGAAACCATCACGGCCGTTGA